One genomic region from Oculatellaceae cyanobacterium encodes:
- the rppA gene encoding two-component system response regulator RppA, translating to MTKILLVEDEPDLGAAIKRTLNQEKYIVDWVLDGTEAWDYLESKWTHYNLAIFDWLLPGLSGLDLCKRLRSQNNPMPVLILTAKDQIEDKVQGLDAGADDYLVKPFGMAELLARLRSLQRRSPQLQPQQLTVDRFTLDYNSRTISYQNQIGDAKVIPLTTKEFQLLEYFMRHPHQIVTSDQIRNQLWEVSSEPISNVVAAQMRLLRRKLADFHCDNLIETVHGVGYRFNPTINNY from the coding sequence GTGACAAAGATTTTGCTAGTTGAAGATGAGCCAGATTTAGGCGCTGCAATTAAGCGAACTTTGAACCAAGAAAAATATATTGTCGATTGGGTTTTAGATGGTACAGAAGCTTGGGATTATTTAGAAAGCAAATGGACGCATTACAATCTAGCTATTTTTGATTGGTTATTACCAGGGTTATCAGGATTAGATTTGTGCAAGCGGCTACGTTCTCAGAATAACCCAATGCCAGTATTAATTCTCACAGCTAAAGACCAAATAGAAGATAAAGTACAAGGTTTAGATGCTGGTGCAGACGATTATTTAGTAAAACCCTTTGGTATGGCGGAACTGCTGGCGCGGTTGCGTTCTTTGCAAAGGCGATCGCCCCAACTACAACCGCAACAGTTAACTGTAGATCGCTTTACTCTCGATTATAATTCTCGCACTATTAGTTATCAAAATCAGATAGGTGATGCAAAAGTAATTCCTTTAACAACTAAGGAATTTCAACTTTTAGAATATTTTATGAGGCATCCACACCAAATTGTTACTTCCGACCAAATTCGTAACCAACTATGGGAAGTGAGTTCAGAACCAATTAGTAACGTAGTAGCAGCACAAATGCGCTTGCTACGGCGTAAACTAGCTGATTTTCATTGCGATAATTTGATTGAAACTGTTCATGGTGTGGGGTATCGCTTTAATCCAACAATTAACAATTACTAA
- the rppB gene encoding two-component system sensor histidine kinase RppB gives MNQNKLFYITRARLALWYAGVMGVILSLCGIGIYEAIAHAHWVAVDQEIKSVAGTLHDSLELKLKQPGQIELVVKQLLPDICLATKSCLPRQPSSPRHILGAANQGTYYIRLFNNSGRLIAIAGINPQGISQVFKNKVWQTQKDDFGNRYQQISLSLHTQDNRDWGYLQVGRSLSDFDKYLADVRWVLFVGLPISMAFIAVSSWWLSGLAMQPIYKSYQQIKQFTADVAHELRTPLAATQATVESVLRMPELSAKEAQDILQTIERQNRRLIQLVNDLLLLARLDRQSVPAQRQICCLNDLVSDLVEELEALAIAAKLTLTSDLRVEKPLYVVGDEEQLYRCCSNLIINAIQYTPATGKIFVILDCSNHHALIHVSDTGVGIAPQDITQIFERFYRVKSDRSRHTGGSGLGLAIANAIAQAHHGSLQVQSELGKGSTFTIQLPLSVN, from the coding sequence ATGAATCAAAATAAGTTATTTTATATCACTCGTGCGCGTTTGGCTTTGTGGTATGCAGGTGTAATGGGAGTAATTTTAAGCTTATGTGGTATTGGTATTTATGAAGCGATCGCTCATGCTCATTGGGTAGCTGTAGACCAAGAAATTAAGTCAGTTGCCGGAACACTGCATGATAGCCTGGAACTGAAACTTAAGCAACCAGGACAAATCGAATTAGTTGTTAAACAGCTTTTACCCGATATTTGTTTAGCAACTAAAAGTTGCTTGCCAAGGCAACCCTCGTCGCCGCGTCATATTTTAGGGGCAGCTAATCAAGGCACTTACTATATCCGTTTATTTAATAATTCAGGACGTTTAATTGCTATAGCTGGCATTAACCCCCAAGGAATATCCCAAGTATTCAAAAACAAAGTATGGCAAACTCAAAAAGATGATTTTGGGAACCGCTATCAACAAATTTCTTTGTCACTACATACCCAAGATAATCGGGATTGGGGATACTTACAGGTAGGGCGAAGTCTTTCCGACTTTGATAAGTATCTCGCAGATGTTAGATGGGTTTTATTCGTAGGGTTGCCAATATCAATGGCGTTCATTGCTGTTTCTAGCTGGTGGTTATCTGGATTAGCAATGCAACCAATTTACAAATCATATCAACAAATAAAACAGTTTACGGCAGATGTGGCTCATGAACTGCGTACCCCTTTAGCTGCTACACAAGCTACGGTGGAATCAGTGTTAAGAATGCCGGAACTATCTGCAAAAGAAGCGCAAGACATTTTACAAACAATAGAACGTCAAAATCGGCGATTAATTCAGTTAGTTAACGATTTATTATTATTAGCTCGTTTAGATCGGCAATCTGTACCAGCACAACGCCAAATTTGTTGTTTAAATGATTTAGTTAGCGATTTAGTAGAGGAATTAGAAGCATTAGCGATCGCAGCAAAGCTAACCCTAACTTCTGATCTCCGAGTTGAGAAGCCATTGTATGTTGTCGGAGATGAAGAACAACTTTATCGCTGTTGTTCTAACTTAATTATTAATGCAATTCAATATACACCAGCAACAGGCAAAATTTTTGTCATTTTAGATTGTAGTAATCATCATGCTTTGATTCATGTTAGTGATACAGGTGTGGGCATTGCGCCTCAAGATATTACACAAATTTTTGAGCGTTTTTATCGAGTAAAGAGCGATCGCTCACGACATACAGGCGGATCGGGATTAGGATTAGCTATAGCCAATGCGATCGCACAAGCACATCATGGCAGTTTACAGGTACAAAGTGAATTAGGTAAGGGCAGCACTTTTACGATTCAATTACCTTTGAGCGTTAATTAG
- a CDS encoding GTP-binding protein has protein sequence MASNQQESHLNRARASLRQTMSWYSHRANNQQLSNSEVQAAVRNELEVLSNTLEKLDQGVICIAAFGLVSRGKSAVLNALIGQKILQTGPLNGVTQWPKSVRWTPPVTNEKESKVQVEFIDTPGLDEINGQARGEMAKQVARQADLILFIISGDITRTEYQALCELRQSQKPLILVFNKVDLYPEQDRQTIYQQLQNLGVNTTTGKRLEQLLSKDEIVMVAAEPAPIEVRVEWQDGRVTYELEKPEPQIDDLRQKILNLLNKEGRSLLALNALVQAREAEANIASKTVDVLSAEADDLIWRYAQYKALAVALNPIAVLDVLGGTVTDLTLIRSLAKLYNLPITGYEAGKLLKTILLSGGGLLLGELGSSLFLGIGKSASALTTGENPSNIFTYGSTAIAQGGIAGYGAYAVGKAAKAYLEQGATWGQLGANTVITEILSQVESNTILYRLRQELQQKLNF, from the coding sequence GTGGCTAGTAATCAACAAGAATCTCACTTGAATCGCGCTCGCGCTAGTCTACGACAAACTATGTCGTGGTATTCCCATCGCGCTAACAATCAACAACTTTCCAACTCAGAAGTACAAGCAGCAGTAAGAAATGAGTTGGAGGTTTTGAGCAATACTTTAGAAAAACTAGATCAAGGTGTAATTTGCATTGCTGCCTTTGGTTTAGTAAGTCGTGGCAAGTCAGCAGTACTAAATGCTTTAATTGGACAAAAAATACTCCAAACTGGCCCTTTAAATGGTGTTACTCAATGGCCTAAATCTGTACGCTGGACACCGCCTGTTACTAACGAGAAAGAAAGTAAAGTACAGGTGGAATTTATTGATACACCTGGATTGGATGAAATTAATGGTCAAGCGCGGGGTGAGATGGCGAAGCAAGTAGCACGCCAAGCCGACCTAATTTTGTTTATCATTTCTGGCGATATCACGCGCACAGAGTATCAGGCATTGTGTGAATTACGACAATCACAAAAACCGCTTATTTTAGTATTTAATAAGGTAGATCTTTATCCAGAGCAAGATCGACAAACAATTTACCAACAATTACAAAATCTAGGGGTTAATACTACTACTGGAAAACGTCTTGAACAACTATTATCTAAAGATGAAATTGTGATGGTAGCGGCTGAACCTGCACCCATAGAAGTGCGGGTAGAATGGCAAGATGGGCGGGTCACTTATGAATTGGAAAAACCTGAACCTCAGATAGATGATTTAAGGCAGAAAATATTAAACTTACTTAATAAAGAAGGGCGATCGCTCTTAGCACTAAATGCTTTAGTACAAGCTAGGGAAGCTGAAGCTAATATTGCCAGTAAAACAGTAGACGTACTTTCGGCTGAAGCAGACGATTTAATTTGGCGCTATGCTCAATACAAAGCTTTGGCAGTTGCCCTAAATCCAATTGCAGTTTTAGATGTTTTAGGGGGAACTGTTACAGATTTAACTTTAATTCGCTCCCTAGCCAAATTATATAATCTGCCGATCACAGGATATGAAGCAGGAAAATTATTGAAAACAATTTTATTAAGTGGGGGAGGGTTACTACTAGGTGAATTAGGTAGTAGTTTATTTTTAGGGATAGGTAAAAGCGCATCTGCGCTTACAACTGGTGAAAATCCTAGTAATATTTTTACTTATGGAAGTACTGCGATCGCACAAGGAGGTATCGCAGGTTATGGTGCTTATGCAGTTGGAAAAGCAGCAAAAGCTTATTTAGAGCAAGGTGCTACCTGGGGACAATTGGGTGCAAATACTGTTATTACAGAAATTCTTAGTCAAGTAGAATCAAATACTATCCTTTATCGTTTGCGACAAGAATTGCAACAAAAACTCAATTTCTAG
- a CDS encoding TlyA family RNA methyltransferase, whose product MAKQRLDILLVELSLCASRQQAQRLIQAGEVRVNDQVIDKSGTDVDISSNIQIKERSRFVSRGGEKLAKALELFAISVDGRICLDGGISTGGFTDCLLQAGASKVYGVDVGYGQVDWRLRNDPRVVLRERTNFRYLKLSDLYVEGDIIPDLGVVDVSFISLTKVLPALWELLQSPREAVLLVKPQFEVGKARVGKKGVVRDPKDHADAIAQVLQTAQQLGWQYRGLSWSPITGPAGNIEYLLWLSMDSEILQPDLEIIKQVTNHACQELKK is encoded by the coding sequence TTGGCTAAACAACGACTGGATATATTGTTAGTAGAATTGAGTTTATGTGCTTCTCGGCAGCAAGCGCAACGATTAATTCAAGCTGGAGAAGTTAGGGTAAACGATCAAGTTATTGATAAGTCTGGAACTGATGTTGATATATCTTCAAATATTCAGATTAAGGAGCGATCGCGCTTTGTTTCTAGAGGTGGTGAGAAGTTAGCTAAAGCTTTGGAATTATTTGCTATTTCTGTAGACGGACGCATTTGTTTAGATGGAGGAATTTCGACAGGCGGTTTTACTGACTGTTTATTACAAGCTGGTGCAAGTAAAGTTTATGGCGTTGATGTTGGTTACGGACAAGTAGATTGGCGTTTGCGAAATGATCCGCGAGTAGTATTAAGAGAAAGAACAAATTTTCGTTATCTTAAACTATCTGATTTATATGTTGAAGGTGATATTATTCCTGATTTGGGAGTGGTAGATGTATCGTTTATTTCTTTAACAAAGGTTTTACCTGCTTTGTGGGAATTACTTCAATCTCCCCGTGAGGCAGTTTTGTTAGTTAAGCCACAATTTGAAGTGGGAAAAGCACGGGTTGGGAAGAAAGGTGTAGTTAGAGATCCTAAAGATCATGCAGATGCGATCGCACAAGTTTTACAAACCGCGCAACAATTAGGATGGCAATATCGCGGTTTAAGTTGGTCGCCAATTACTGGCCCTGCTGGTAATATTGAATATTTATTATGGCTGAGTATGGATAGTGAAATACTACAGCCTGATTTAGAGATAATTAAACAAGTTACTAATCATGCTTGTCAGGAATTAAAGAAGTGA
- the argJ gene encoding bifunctional ornithine acetyltransferase/N-acetylglutamate synthase, which produces MSDWQEIPGGVTAPKGYKAAGITAGLKPSGLPDLALIFSDVEAIAAGVFTTSHVRAACVDYCRQRLQSKHSARAILCNAGQANAATGSQGWIDAIESAMLVAQTLNIPSESVLLASTGVIGQRIRMDALKAGIPQLVNALSSTGGDAAAQAIITTDLVTKSIALETKIHDRPVRIGGISKGSGMIHPNMATMLAFVTCDAAVSTSLWQQMLSRAADRSFNQITVDGDTSTNDCLIALANGESRTPAITEMGAEAEKLEAMLTAVCQHLAKAIARDGEGATCLIEVEVTGASDEKAARQIAKTIVGSSLVKSAIFGRDPNWGRIAAAAGRSGIPFDQENLRIQLGDFLLMENGQPLPFDRPAASAYLKAKAAGEYLKDDTVSISVSIGNGSASAKAWGCDLSYDYVKINAEYTT; this is translated from the coding sequence ATGTCTGATTGGCAAGAAATACCAGGCGGAGTGACAGCACCCAAAGGATATAAAGCCGCAGGAATTACCGCCGGACTTAAACCTTCAGGGCTTCCAGATTTAGCTTTAATTTTCTCAGATGTAGAAGCGATCGCAGCAGGTGTCTTCACCACCAGTCATGTCCGCGCCGCCTGTGTAGACTATTGCCGTCAACGCCTCCAATCTAAACATAGCGCCCGTGCCATCCTTTGCAACGCAGGGCAAGCCAACGCCGCCACAGGTTCCCAAGGTTGGATAGATGCCATCGAATCTGCCATGTTAGTAGCGCAAACACTCAACATTCCCTCTGAATCAGTTTTACTAGCCTCAACAGGTGTAATTGGTCAAAGAATTCGCATGGATGCCCTCAAAGCAGGAATTCCTCAACTTGTTAACGCGCTTTCTTCCACAGGAGGTGATGCCGCCGCCCAAGCCATCATTACCACTGATTTAGTAACTAAATCCATAGCCTTAGAAACCAAAATACACGATCGCCCTGTACGCATTGGAGGCATCTCCAAAGGCTCAGGCATGATTCATCCTAATATGGCAACCATGTTAGCCTTTGTCACCTGCGATGCTGCTGTTTCTACCTCTCTGTGGCAGCAAATGTTAAGCAGGGCAGCAGATCGCAGTTTCAACCAAATCACCGTAGATGGCGATACCAGTACCAATGATTGCTTAATTGCTTTAGCTAACGGTGAGTCACGCACTCCAGCAATCACCGAAATGGGCGCAGAAGCAGAAAAGTTAGAAGCAATGTTAACAGCAGTATGCCAACATTTAGCCAAAGCGATCGCCCGTGACGGTGAAGGCGCTACCTGCCTTATTGAAGTAGAAGTTACAGGCGCATCAGACGAAAAAGCAGCCCGTCAAATAGCAAAAACAATAGTTGGTTCATCCTTAGTTAAATCAGCAATTTTTGGTCGCGATCCCAACTGGGGACGAATTGCCGCCGCCGCCGGACGTTCCGGTATACCCTTCGATCAAGAAAATCTCCGCATTCAATTAGGAGATTTCTTATTAATGGAAAATGGTCAACCCCTACCCTTTGATCGTCCCGCAGCCAGCGCGTATCTCAAAGCCAAAGCAGCAGGTGAATACTTAAAAGATGATACCGTTTCAATCTCCGTCAGCATCGGTAACGGTTCCGCTTCTGCTAAAGCTTGGGGATGTGACTTAAGTTATGACTATGTAAAAATTAACGCCGAGTACACAACTTAA
- the sds gene encoding solanesyl diphosphate synthase, with amino-acid sequence MTSVTSLFAPVEADLLVLTENLKNLVGARHPILYAAAEHLFGAQGKRVRPAIVLLIARATMLDQEITPRHRRLAEITEMIHTASLVHDDVVDESEVRRGIPTVHSRFGNRIAVLAGDFLFAQSSWYLANLDNLEVVKLLSEVIMDLAEGEIQQGLNGFDTSLSIEAYLEKSYYKTASLIANSSKAAGVLSEVSSQMAENLYGYGRHIGLAFQIVDDILDFTGSTETLGKPAASDLRSGNLTAPTLYAMEEKAYLEGLIESEFVEEKDLEQAIALIKESQGIERSRELAKHHAQLAVEHLADLAHCPSRQALIDLADYVLRRIY; translated from the coding sequence ATGACCTCAGTGACCTCCCTTTTTGCTCCTGTTGAAGCTGATTTGCTAGTTTTAACGGAAAATTTAAAAAATCTTGTGGGGGCAAGGCATCCCATACTGTATGCGGCGGCTGAACATTTATTTGGGGCGCAGGGAAAACGAGTCCGACCCGCGATCGTGCTTTTGATTGCGCGGGCAACTATGCTAGATCAGGAGATTACTCCGCGTCATCGCCGACTAGCAGAAATTACGGAGATGATTCATACCGCTAGTTTGGTACATGATGATGTGGTAGATGAATCAGAGGTGCGCCGTGGTATCCCTACTGTTCATAGTCGGTTTGGCAACCGTATAGCAGTTTTGGCAGGAGATTTCTTGTTTGCTCAATCGTCTTGGTATTTGGCGAATTTGGATAATCTAGAGGTTGTCAAGCTGCTGTCAGAAGTAATTATGGATTTGGCAGAAGGAGAAATTCAGCAAGGGTTGAATGGATTTGATACCAGTTTGTCTATAGAAGCTTATTTGGAAAAAAGTTATTACAAAACTGCTTCGTTAATTGCCAATAGTTCTAAGGCGGCTGGGGTACTTAGTGAGGTATCGTCCCAAATGGCTGAGAATTTGTATGGCTATGGGCGACACATTGGGTTAGCTTTCCAGATTGTCGATGATATTTTGGATTTTACTGGTTCTACTGAAACTTTGGGCAAACCAGCAGCATCGGATCTGCGAAGTGGAAATTTGACAGCGCCTACTTTATATGCTATGGAGGAAAAAGCTTATTTAGAGGGTTTGATTGAGAGTGAGTTTGTTGAAGAAAAGGATTTAGAACAAGCGATCGCACTGATTAAAGAAAGTCAGGGGATAGAGCGATCGCGTGAATTAGCTAAACATCATGCTCAATTAGCTGTGGAACATTTGGCAGATTTAGCACATTGTCCGTCGCGCCAAGCTTTGATTGATTTAGCGGATTATGTTTTGCGCCGTATTTATTAA